AGCCGAGAGCCGGCAGCAGTTGATCGAAGCGCTCGACACGCTATCGGACGCTCAGAAGCGCACGTTGCTGTTGCGCTATTATGGCGACCTGGAATTTCAAGAGATTGCGCGAATTATGGAGTGCCCAACCAACACGGTCCTGAGCCACGCCCGGCGAGGTCTGTTGGCGTTGCGCCGACTTTTGGTAGAAGAGTACGAATGAGCGAACCTGAAAACGATCCGCTGGAAGAAGCGCATCTGGCCGAGGCGTGGAATGCTTTTGCGCAACTGGCGCGAACGGCCGAGGCGCCGTTCGACGAAGCAGCTTTCGCGGCACGATTGACGACTCGACTTGCGCGACAGGCGGAGCGCGACCAGCGCCGCCGGCGGCTGTGGATCGGCACAAGCGCGCTCGCGACGGCGGCCTCGTTGCTCGTGATCGTGGCGCTGTATTCGTTCGTGTCGCGCCAACAGAACAACATGCCTCAGGCTTTACCCGATCAGGCGGCTCCGCGTGTCGCCGTGGCGCCAGCGCCAGATGCGCCGGCGGATCCAGTGGATGCCCGAGCCCCGGCTGTCGACGATACTCCGGCGCACGTCGTTTCGATTGCGCCGTGGGACGACGAACTGGCCGTCGAGACGGCGTCGCTGGCCGATGAATTGCAATCGGTCGAGCGGCAATGGGGCGAACGGCCTGACAGCATCGCACTTTTGCAATCGCAGATCGATCAATTCGAACAGGAAATGAAGAGTGGCGAACTCTAGGAGGTCTTTCGTATGAAAATGCGATCTTTCTTCGCGGTGGTGTTGTGTGCGGCGCTAGGGGCAAGCGGAGTCGCGCGGGCCGACGACACGGCAACCACAACCAAGGACGACGACAAACCAGTCACCACCGCTACCGACAAACCGGCCGCGGCAGCCGACGATGACGATGCCAAACCGGTAGAGGCGAAGCCAGCGGCCAAGCCCGCAGCGCCGGCGGCGCCTAAGCCCGCCGCGGCGCCGGTTGCCCCGCTAGGTGGCGGATTGCGCGCGAGGGGACCGCTACGTGCGAACCCGCAGCCCGGCGCACCGCGCCCAGCCGCCGACGCGCTACGTGCGGGGGTTCGGGCCGGCGTTCGCGCTGCGGTACAGGCGCCCAGCGAATTGCAACCTGGCGAACCGTTCACGGCTCCCGCCGATGGCGAAGCACCGGCAACGCGCCGACCGCCAGGTCCCGCAGGTGATCGTCCCTATGCTCCGCCGGGCGGATTCGGTCCCGGACCGGATGGCCCGCCGCCCCCGGATGGCCCGCAGCCGCCTCCGCCTCCGCGCGGCGCCGCGCCGCCTCCCCCACCGCACGGCCCACAGGCAGCTCCGCCGCCGCGTGTCGAGGGGGGACATTACGATCGGCTGCTGCGTGGGGGAGACCTCAATAACTACGACCGGCTCACGCGGCCCGTCCCGCAGCGCTATGGCACCAGCCCTGACGATCCCGAGATGCAGAAGCTCAACACGGAGGAAGCGCGTCTGGAAGCGCATGCGCGGGATACCGCGGTGCGCTACCGCACGACGACCGACGAAATCGAGCGCGATAAACTGCGCGGCGAACTGGAAGACTTCGTCCTGCAACAGTTCGAGGTTCGGCAGCAGCGGCGGCAACTCGAACTCGAGCGATTGGAACAGCAGCTCAAGCGGCTGCGCGAAGCGATTGACAAGCGCACCAGTTCGCGTGACACACTGATCAAACAGCGCATCGAGCAACTGGTCGGCGAGGAATCGGACCTGGGCTTCTGAGAAGGTTCCGGATCACCAAAGGCGCCACGCTCGTGCCATGCTTTTTCGCGTAAGCGAATAAGCATGTCCTTCGTCACACGTGCCGAGGCAGTAATTCTTCTGAGCACTACCCCGAAGCACAAACGAGGGTTTTGCGATGCACCATGCTTTTCGCCAGAAGGTGGTGGAGACAAGACCCTCGCTAGCGCTTCGGGCTGGTATGAATTGCGGTGAAATCCTTCTCAAGCATCGCTACGCTCGATACCGCATGCTTATCGACTGCGGCGAAAAGCATGGCACGCAAGATCACACTGCGCGGCCGGGAAACGGCGCGCTCGCTCTGATTACCGCGTCAGCGCCGGCTTGCGCGCGATGTTCGACGGCAAATTGATCGTTTCGTTTTCGCCCGTCGCGCTTTTGATCGCCTGCGGTACCGTGCCGGTCTGCGCGCTGTTGACGCCCAGCACGTTCCAGTCCTTCAGGTCGCTGCGGGCCAGCGCATAGCCGGAGTTGATCACAGCCTGGTGCGTTTTGACATCCATGGCCACGACGCAAATCTTGGCCGTGCCCATGGCCCGGGTGCGCGTGAACACCGAAAGCTTGGGAATGGAAATGGGCGACGGCATGGCGAGGGGAATTTCCGGCACGCCGACGAACCATTCGGTGTGATCGGTGCCCAGGCTGCCCGCGCCGACCTCGACCACAACTTCGGCGTCCTCGCGCTTCTCGACGAGCTTGCAATCCTGGTTCAAAAGACGCTGGTGCAACGAGACGATCACATAATTCTTGTCCACGCAGTCCAGGTACTGCGTATCGACGAAGACCTTGGCATGCGCGATCGGCGTCAGGTCGACTTTATCGAGCGCCTGGTCCGTCGCCGTCGAGAGCAACAACTGCTCGATGCCGGTGCGGGCCGTATCGGTCTGCTTCGTGGTGACGCAGCCGGCTAGCGTTATTAGCGCGACAGCAACGACGCAGAAGTAGCGACGCGTCTTCATGGCGCGGCCTCGGTAGGAATTCGAGGAAACAGGAGAACAATGGCGGGAGATGAGCAGGCGAGAAGCGGCGTGGGACGCGCGAAGCGCGTGCGGTCTTCTTCTGTATCGGCCGTAATCGCTGCAACGATTCAGCCGGATTTTCCGTGAGCGCGTGCGCGCGACGCTAGCAACGTCTTTCGCATAGGTTCGCGGTAGCTTCAGAGCACAATCCCGCCCAACACGAACATGGCCACCGAGAAATAAATCACCAGTCCCGTCACGTCGACCAGGGTCGCCACAAACGGGGCCGAGGAAGTCGCGGGATCAAAACCGAGCCGCTTGAGCAAAAACGGCAGCATCGAGCCCGACAGCGTGCCCCAGGTGACGACGCCGATCAGAGACAGGCACACGGTCAGCCCATAACGCGCCCAATGCGGCCCATACAGGTCCGAAACCCAACTCCACAGCGCGATGCGCGCAAAGCCGATCGTCCCCAGCAAAGAGCCGAGCATGACGCCCGAAGTCAGTTCGCGCCGGAACACGCGTCCCCAATCGCGTAAATGGACCTCGCCCAATGCGAGCGCGCGAACCAGCAGCGTAGCGGCTTGCGAACCGGAGTTGCCGCCGCTGGAAATGATCAGCGGCACGAACATCGCCAGGATCACCGCCTTGGCAATTTCCTCTTCGTAATAGGCCATGGCGGTGGCGGTCAGCAATTCGCCGAGAAACAACAGGACCAGCCATGACGCACGCTTGCGCACCATCACCAGTAGCGGCGTCGTTGCGTACGGTTCGTCGAGCGCTTCCAGGCCGCCCAGGCGTTGAATTTCGCGAGTGGCTTCCTTCTCGGCCACGTCCAGCACGTCGTCGATCGTCACGATCCCCATCAGGAATCCATGCGTATCCACGACCGGTAACGCGGTGCGATCGTACTTGCGAAATACATCGACCGCGTGGCGCTTGCTGTCGGTCACGACCAGGCTGACGAACCGTTCGTCGAGCAAGGACGATACGTGCTCGTGCAGCGGAGCCAGCAACACTTCACGAATCCGTATGTCGTCGATCAGCCGGTTTTGGTTGTCAGTGACATAGACAACATTGAGCGTCTCGCTGTCCTTGCCATGCACGCGCACATGGTCCAGCACGTGCTTCACGGTCCATTCCCGCTTCACGGCAATGTAGTCGGGCGTCATCAGCCGGCCGACCGTATCCTTGCCGTAGCTGAGCAAGGATTTCGTCACTTGCTGTTGTTCGGCCGAGAGCAGCGGCAGCAAACGGGTTGATGTCTCGTGCGGCAGTTCTTCGAACAGCGCCGTACGATCGTCCGGCGCCATGTCGTTGAGCACGGCCGCGGCCGCCGCGTCGTCGAGCGTGGCCAGTAATTGCTGCTGCGAGTCGCCGTCCAAGTATTCGAAAGCTTCGGCGGCCTGGTGGCTGCCCAGCACGCGAAAGACGCGTGAGCGCTCCTCCATGTCGAGCCGGCTCAAGACGGCCGCGACGTCGGCCGGTAGCCAGCCGTTGAGCACGTCCCGCAACGTTTCGAAATCCGCAGCTTCGATCAGTTCGCGAATTTCCGGGAAAGCGAGCTTGCCAAGCATGGCGCGGACCTTTCTCGAACGTGATTGACCATAGGGGCGCGCAGCAGAAACCGCGCGCTATTATGGGATTCTAATCACCCACGGCGCGAATGAGCTGACAAAGCTGCTCGCAGAGAAAAGTCCGGCCTAGCGGGCGACGTCGTCGCCGTCTCTCGCCTTAACTACCTTGACGTTCGTCGACAGGAAATAAGGCTGCGAGTCGGAGTCGAAGACCGCTTCGCCAAAGATGGCCGCGAAGCCGCTCTTGGGGGCGGGCAATTCGTAGCGGTACGCGTCGCCAACTTGCTCGGCCGGATGGCTGGTCCACTTCGACTGGCGGAAATCGCGCGTTTCGGCCGCGGCCGTCCACGCCGAGACTTTGCTGGGCCTGGTATCGGCCTTCACCGTGAGAATCACGTTCCCCTTATCGTTGTCCAGTTCCCAGCTGAGCTTGGCCAGCGGCTTACCGCCCGCCGCCTGGCGATG
The sequence above is drawn from the Pirellulales bacterium genome and encodes:
- a CDS encoding DUF6655 family protein, producing MKTRRYFCVVAVALITLAGCVTTKQTDTARTGIEQLLLSTATDQALDKVDLTPIAHAKVFVDTQYLDCVDKNYVIVSLHQRLLNQDCKLVEKREDAEVVVEVGAGSLGTDHTEWFVGVPEIPLAMPSPISIPKLSVFTRTRAMGTAKICVVAMDVKTHQAVINSGYALARSDLKDWNVLGVNSAQTGTVPQAIKSATGENETINLPSNIARKPALTR
- the mgtE gene encoding magnesium transporter, giving the protein MLGKLAFPEIRELIEAADFETLRDVLNGWLPADVAAVLSRLDMEERSRVFRVLGSHQAAEAFEYLDGDSQQQLLATLDDAAAAAVLNDMAPDDRTALFEELPHETSTRLLPLLSAEQQQVTKSLLSYGKDTVGRLMTPDYIAVKREWTVKHVLDHVRVHGKDSETLNVVYVTDNQNRLIDDIRIREVLLAPLHEHVSSLLDERFVSLVVTDSKRHAVDVFRKYDRTALPVVDTHGFLMGIVTIDDVLDVAEKEATREIQRLGGLEALDEPYATTPLLVMVRKRASWLVLLFLGELLTATAMAYYEEEIAKAVILAMFVPLIISSGGNSGSQAATLLVRALALGEVHLRDWGRVFRRELTSGVMLGSLLGTIGFARIALWSWVSDLYGPHWARYGLTVCLSLIGVVTWGTLSGSMLPFLLKRLGFDPATSSAPFVATLVDVTGLVIYFSVAMFVLGGIVL